The genomic segment GTGGCGCGGGAGACCGAGCAGCTTGAAAAGCGTCGCGAGCAGATCCGCGATCAGATTGTTGGGATCAAGGCGCAGCAGGACTCGATGGTACTGCAACTGGAGCTGATCGGCGAGGAACTGGTAAACCAGCAATCTCTGCTGGACCGCGGATTGGCGCAGGCGGGCACCGTTTTGAACCTGCGCCGCACCTCGGCGGATCTGCAGGGCTCGCTGGGAGAGCTGGTCGCAACCGAGGCGCAGGCCGAAGGTCGCATTACCGAGACCGAGATTGAGATCCTGAAGCTGGGCACCGGCCAGCGCGAGGAGGCGATCACCCGGCTGCGCGACCTGCGCTATCAGGAACTGGAACTGGCTGAAACCAGGCGGTCGCTGCTGGACCAGTTGGATCGGCTTGATATCCGGGCGCCGGTTTCGGGAATTGTCTATGGATTGCAGGTCCATACCCTCCGTTCGGTGATCCGCGCCGCTGAGCCGGTATTGTATCTGGTGCCGCAGGATCGACCGCTGATTGTGGCCGCACAGGTGTCGCCGATCAACATTGATGAGGTCTATGTTGGCCAATCGGTGACGCTGCGGTTTTCGGCGCTGGATCAGCGCGAGACCCCGGAACTGTTTGGCACCGTGGTGCTGTTGTCGGCGGATTCCTTTGAGGACGAAGCCAGCCGTCAGCCCTATTACCGGGCTGAAATTGAGCTGCAAGAGGGCGAGGTCGACAAGCTGCCAGAGGGCGTGGTGCTGATCCCCGGCATGCCGGTGGAAAGCTTTATCCGCACCGCCGATCACTCGCCGCTGTCCTATCTGATCAAGCCGCTGGCCGACTATTTCAACAAAGCCTTCCGCGAGAGCTGATCCCCGGCCTGGTTGCCAGCCTGGTTGTCGGGCAGGCGGGTCGGGCAGGCGGGTCGGGCCTTAAGACTGGCCTGGCGGGTTGACTGGCCTGGCGGGTTCAGGACGCGCGCCCCAGCGAGGCCTGCCAGGTCAGCCGCTGCGCCATTTCCGCGCGGCAGCCAACGTGGAGCTTGGACAGCACCCGTTTGGCGTAGGTCTTGAAGGTCTGTTCCTTGAGGCCGGCGATTTGCGCCGCCTCGCGATTTGGCAAACCCAGCTGCATGAGTGCGGCCACCCGCGCCTCGGCCGGGGACAGGCCCATTTTCTGCGCCAGCATCTCGATCCGGCTGCGCTTTGGCTGGCACGGCAGGATTGCCACCACCAGCGGAGTGGTGGTGGTGGTGCAGCGGTAGCAGGTCAGCGAGATTGGCAGCCGTATGCCCTGTTCGCTGTCCTCAAGGAACAGGATCTTTTCGCGGTTCTGGGCGGGTGGCGACAGCGCACAGCTGCGCAGCGCTGCGTAAAAGCCCTTGGTTTCAGTGTCATTGGCGCAGCGCAGCCCGCCGCTGTCCCTGCGCAGCAGGGTGCCGGCGCTGAGCAAATCACGGCCGGAATCATTGCTGTGCAGCAATCGTCCGGCGGCATTGAACACCAAGACGGCCGAGTCGGCTTTTTTCAAAATGGTCCAGAGCAGGGCGCTGGTGACCGCAGAATCACTCTGGTCGGCAATTTCTCGCAGGATGTCCTCGCGCAGCACCGGCCAGATTGCGGCGAGGATATGGGCGCAATGGCCATCATGCTGGCCGCCGTGCAGATGCAGGGTGATACGGTCTTGGCTGCCATCCTCAAAGCAGCAGGCAAATTGCACCCAAGCGGCGCCGCTCGGGCTCACGCCATCCGCATCGGTGTCGGCGGGGCCACAGGCGGGCAGACTGGCGGGCAGACTGGCGGCCAGACCGGCGGGCAGACCGGCGGGCAGCCATTGCGGCGCCGCCTGGCTGCAGTCCAGTGCTGCAAATGAGCGAATTGCGCCGGGCTGGAACAGTCGCCGCAGGTTGATCTTATCCTCTTCACAAGCTGCAGTCAGCGCGGTGCCGGTGCTGATCACCGGAACCCCGGCTCGGTTGTGGCCGAGCTGTGCAAAACCTGTGGTGGTAATAGAAGAGATTTGCCTTTGAAACGATCGCGAAAAAACCACGTTTCCCGCCTGAACAGCGGCCTCGTTAAACATACCCATGTTGCCCCCCGGCGTCTCACAACGAATAGGCTTTAGCCTAGCATATTGCCATGTCGGGAAATATGGAGCAGAGGAGGTACGCCGATGGTCTAGAACCAGCCGGATACCCCTGCCGCAGCCGCGCAATCTAATACCAAAGTTGTAATATCTGCAGGTAATTTCTACCACTAAATCTGCTTGTGGCTGAAGTGTGTTGAGGAGAAATCCGTATAAATTGCAAAAACTTACCTGCAGAGACCGTGGTGCTGCCAAATTGACAATTCATCTCGGAGTTTTCCAGTTGTATTAAATTATTTGAAATCACCGCACTACCAAGAAACCACGGGTTTTGAGCCGGGCCAGGCGCCAAAAACAACCAAGTCAAGCAGTGAAATACCTTAACAAAACGGCCTCGAAACGGTACTATTTATGTACTGCAGTGTGCATTGAAAGATGCCTAAAGGTTTTCGACACTGCTGGGAGTCCGGGAATTTCCTGGGGCGGATTTTGGTTGCTTCGACCATATCATCCGAGCAATCCCCTTTTGGGCCACGGGCTTCAATATACTTGGAATTAAGGCTGACGGAGACTTGGACGCGGCGCTGACATTGTGGTCAAGCGGTTGCGGTGTTGCGCCATTATTAAGCTGGCTGGTGCGGGCAGGTTTGCCTGTCGGGTTGGTGTGTGTGCTGGGAGACACCCCAGTTGGTATCAGTTGTAAGGGGGATGTTTTATGCCTGTCCATATTGTGGGGGAAAGCAGGCTGATCCGGGATATGTTTTTGGCAATCTGCCTATCGCAGGACTACCAGATTGGAACATGTTGCAGCGATTTAGATGAATTACCGGGATTAACGGTTCATGATCTGGTTTTGTTTCACAGCCATGACGGCGCCGCCGGGCTGTTGGAGCGAGTGCGCTTGTTTCGCGACAACCATCACGACGCCCTGCTGATCATTGTCACCAGCGAGGAAGTGCCAGCCGCAACCCAGGTGGCGCTGAGCAGCAGGGCCGAGGCGATCATTACCGAACAGAAATCCGCCGAGGCTCTGATCGCGGCGCTGAAAGTGGTGCAGGACGGCTACCGGATGATCGCGGCCCGGGCCGCCCAGACGACCCGGACGACCCAGGGGCCAGACAGCAGCCAGACATCCACAGCGCCTGGGCCGCAGCCCACCCCCATCCGGGGCACTCTCACCGAGCGCGAACGCAGCATCCTGCAGAAACTCACCGAAGGCGGTACCAATAAAAGCATCGCCAACGAGCTTGGGATCTGCGAGGCCACCGTCAAGGTGCACCTGCGCACTTGCTTTCGCAAGATCGGCGCCAAGAACCGCACCCAGGCAGCAATCTGGGCGGCCGACCAGCTGTAAGGCGCGCTCACGCAATGGCGCCGCCCAGTGTGACCCAGTGGTGGGGCAGTGGTGGGGCAGTGGGGCGCAAAAGGCGCAACACACATAAGGTTTCGCAGGCTTCTTGTTTCGATGCTTGGTCTGTGGCAGCCTTGAGCGCGAGGAGACCCATCAAAAAAAACTGAACAAGCAGTTGGGTGGGCAGGAGCAGGTAATGGCAGGGATTGATCACTGGCGTAAACCGCTGCGCGGTTTTATGTGCGTTACAGCGGCTATGGTTGTGGCGTCTTGTGACCTGAGCTCTGTTTATAACGCGCCTATATTCCCTTTTGCATCTTCATTTGCGGCCAGGCCTTCGGGCTCTCCGGTGCTGCTGGACAACGCCGCCTGGTGGACCGGCTTCAACGATCCCACCCTGAATACGCTGATCGAGCAGGCGCTGAGCCAGAACCTTGATCTGGAAATTGCCCGGGAACGGGTGATCGAAGCACAGGCGCTGGCCGCGACGATCTCTGATCCGCTGAGCATCAGCGGCGACGTGAATGTCGGCCACCGCGGCGGCAGCTCTGTCTCGGGGCGCAACGGCGGTGATGGCAGCCTTGGCTTTGACTGGCTGTTTGATCCTTACGGCGGCCGCAAGGCCGAGCGCCGAGCAGCGGCAGGCCGGGTTGAGGTGGCCGAGGCAAATCTGGACGCCGCCCGCCTGCTGCTGTTGTCAAATGTGGCCATTGCCTATGTTGATCTGCGGTTTTACCAGACCGCCCGGCGATATCGCCAGGAGGAGCTGAGATCCCGGCAGAAGACGATGGATCTGTTGCACAACCTGCTGGATCTTGGCGCTGCCAACCGGCTGGATGTGGTGCGCGCCGAAGCGCTGGTCTCGGAAACCCGGTCTCTGATCCCGGGTGTTGAGGCGGCAATCCGGGTGCAGCAAAACCGGATTACGGTGTTACTGGGGCGGGCTCCGGGGCAGTCTGAAACGACACTGGCTGGCAATGGCCGAGGCCAACCGATTTCCACAATGCCTGCGGATATCGGGGTGCCGACAGATCTGTTGCGCAATCGGCCTGATATCCGGGTGGCCGAGCGGTCCTATTATGCGGCTGTTGCCGACATTGGATCTGCCCGTGCGGCGCTTTATCCTTCGCTGTCGCTGGGCGGTGAAATCTCCCTGTCGGCGTTTGGCTCACCAACCAGCCACAATTACTTTTTTGGACCAACCCTGAATTTGCCAGCCCTTCCCAACGGGCCGCAAAAAGCGGCGGTAAAGGTCCGTGAATCCCGGGCCCGCCAGGCGCTGACCGATTGGCGGGCTTCGGTGCTGCGGGCGATCGAAGAGGTGGAAAACGCGCTGGTGGAATATTCCGGCAGCCAGGCCTCTGTTCGTGCGTCCCGCAAGACCGTGCAACTTCGCCGCGAGTCGATTGGCCTGACCCGTGAACTGATCGGTCGGGGCGGGGCGACAATCCGTGATTTGCTCGACGAGGAACAATCGGTTGCCCGTTCCAATTTTCTGCTCTCGCAGAACCTGCGCCAGCTTGGTCAGGACTTTGTCATCGTCAATGTCAGCCTGGGGTCGGGAAACGGGTCGGGAACCGGACCTGGGGAAGACGCCAAGGTTGCAGCCGTAGAGTGATTCCGCCCTGCGGTCAGGGCCGCCTGATCCTCACCTTGGGCCCGGCAAGTCACACCACCTAGACGGGAGTGACCGGAAAATAGGAAATATTGCGCGACAATAGTGTGTTAATCCGCTATTCATGGTCCAATTCATCAGATCATCAGCACCGCCTGTTCAGGGCTTGGAAAAGAATTAATTGAATGTATCTTTTAGAAGATTGGGGCAGAGCCCAACTCTGATAAATAACTGCAATCCGGCGAAAGGAGCTCCCATTTGCAACGGTTCGGCAATGCCCTCCCAGCGATTGCACTGGTCGGCTGCGTCGCTTTAATCGCCCTGATTGTGCCGCTTGCGGAGATCTCCGGCCGGGGCTACGGGTTTTTCACCCGTGATCCGACGCAGATCGGTCAGATCCCGTATTATTCCGGCTATCTCTCAAGCCTTGGGGTGCTGACCTGGGCAACCGGTGCCGCGGTGGCGCTGTTTTCAGCCGTGCTGCTGGATGGACTGGCGGCGGACCGCTCTGAAGCAACCTTTCTTTTTTATTTCGGATGCTTAACAGCGCTGCTCGCCCTCGACGACCTGTTTCTCATTCATGAGAATTTCTTTTTGAATGAAAAAATCGTCTTTCTGGCCTATATGTTGATTGCCCTGACCGGCTGTGTGTTGTTCAAAAAGCATCTCTTGCGGCAGGCAACAGGTTTTGCAATCGCCGCTGCCTGCGCCTTTGCGCTCTCCCTGATAATCGACAGGTTCCAATACGCAATCCAAGAGAGGATTGGCGATTTCCGAATTCTATTTGAAGATGGCTCAAAGTTTTTCGGCGCCGTATGCTGGGCAATTTTTCTGTGCAAGGCCAGCGCCGCGTCCATTTTGCAAAGTGCGCGGTCATGACAAAACCGCCGCCACAGGAAAGCGGCGACGGCCGTCAGCTACCCGCGGCGCCGGATGAAATAAGATTGACGCTGTCGTCGCAATATCTGTGGAAATTCATTCTTTACGGCATTCCGGCGATGGCCGTTCTTTCGGTGCTGATGACGCTGGTGAAAACCCGCAGCGATAATTTTGTGATCGTCGAGATCGCCGATCGCTTTATTCTCAACAACGAGGCCAGCATTCCAACAGTGCTGAGCTTCTTGCTGATGCTCACGGCGGCGCAACTGGCTTTTCTGGCCTTTGTGTCCGTGCAGAAACATCACAAAACGGCGCTCAACCTTTACTGGCTGGCGGCGGGGCTGATTTTGATCGCGCTGGCCTATGACGAAGCGGCCCAGGTTCATGAAACGATCAAGGCCGTGGTGATGCGCGAGGTGTTCCAGAACCATGGCTGGATCTTCGTCGCCATGCCGGTGGTTTTGACCGTTGCGGTGTTCTTTGTTCCGTTCTTGCGGTCGCTGCCGCCGAGGCTGGCGAAGCAGCTCATCATCGCAATAGCCATTTTTCTATCCGGC from the Parasedimentitalea psychrophila genome contains:
- a CDS encoding helix-turn-helix domain-containing protein → MGMFNEAAVQAGNVVFSRSFQRQISSITTTGFAQLGHNRAGVPVISTGTALTAACEEDKINLRRLFQPGAIRSFAALDCSQAAPQWLPAGLPAGLAASLPASLPACGPADTDADGVSPSGAAWVQFACCFEDGSQDRITLHLHGGQHDGHCAHILAAIWPVLREDILREIADQSDSAVTSALLWTILKKADSAVLVFNAAGRLLHSNDSGRDLLSAGTLLRRDSGGLRCANDTETKGFYAALRSCALSPPAQNREKILFLEDSEQGIRLPISLTCYRCTTTTTPLVVAILPCQPKRSRIEMLAQKMGLSPAEARVAALMQLGLPNREAAQIAGLKEQTFKTYAKRVLSKLHVGCRAEMAQRLTWQASLGRAS
- a CDS encoding response regulator transcription factor — its product is MPVHIVGESRLIRDMFLAICLSQDYQIGTCCSDLDELPGLTVHDLVLFHSHDGAAGLLERVRLFRDNHHDALLIIVTSEEVPAATQVALSSRAEAIITEQKSAEALIAALKVVQDGYRMIAARAAQTTRTTQGPDSSQTSTAPGPQPTPIRGTLTERERSILQKLTEGGTNKSIANELGICEATVKVHLRTCFRKIGAKNRTQAAIWAADQL
- a CDS encoding efflux transporter outer membrane subunit, which codes for MAGIDHWRKPLRGFMCVTAAMVVASCDLSSVYNAPIFPFASSFAARPSGSPVLLDNAAWWTGFNDPTLNTLIEQALSQNLDLEIARERVIEAQALAATISDPLSISGDVNVGHRGGSSVSGRNGGDGSLGFDWLFDPYGGRKAERRAAAGRVEVAEANLDAARLLLLSNVAIAYVDLRFYQTARRYRQEELRSRQKTMDLLHNLLDLGAANRLDVVRAEALVSETRSLIPGVEAAIRVQQNRITVLLGRAPGQSETTLAGNGRGQPISTMPADIGVPTDLLRNRPDIRVAERSYYAAVADIGSARAALYPSLSLGGEISLSAFGSPTSHNYFFGPTLNLPALPNGPQKAAVKVRESRARQALTDWRASVLRAIEEVENALVEYSGSQASVRASRKTVQLRRESIGLTRELIGRGGATIRDLLDEEQSVARSNFLLSQNLRQLGQDFVIVNVSLGSGNGSGTGPGEDAKVAAVE